The segment TGGTGGTACTAGCAGGAAGGGAGTGTGTAGGAGATATAGAGGTGATTGATGACAGCCTGTCAGACTACTGCTAGACCTGATTAaccttcgcacacacacacacacacacacacacagtagcaatGTTTCTAACTTTCTTAAATGCaaagttaaacacacacacacactaacatatgAATACACACTGCTGAAACAACATGTAAATGTCAACACAGACGAACACACATCAACTGGCAGATGATTTGTTtatacacactttctctctctctctctgattgattCAACTAGAAGCATGGTCATGGTAGTGCTATCGACAACATCAAACAGGGAGATCAGCCTGCCTGTGTTGGGCATCAGAGAGGTTGGCTCTCCAGAGCCCTGAAGCCCCTTCGTGGTCTGGTCTTTCATCAGCCTCTGGATCTCTGGATCTCTGAGTCTCTGGGCTTGAACAGCATCAGAGGGTTTAATGTAAACCAAAGACCTGTATGATCCCAGAACCAGTCCTCCCAATCCCAACGCACGCCCAGCTCCTAAACAcattacacactacatacacacacacttcaccaaATCTTCACCAAAAGTGTTCTCGGAAACGTACAATACATACATagcctgcatacacacacacacacagcttgagaGGCGCTGATGCAGTGCATAATGGGTATACTACAAAAATGATGTTTAACCTGACGTGCAAACTGCCTCTTAACTTACTGTCATTACACAAATTACATCTATTTTACAATGTAAAAATACAACATCTGAAATCATCACACATCAACACTATGGCATGTATGGTCCTATTGAATACTACTCTCCTGCATTAGTCATGTATGGTCCTATTGAATACTACTCTCCTGCATTAGTCATGTATGGTCCTATTGAATACTCCTCTCCTACATTAGGCATGTATGGTCCTATTGAATACTACTCTCCTACATTAGGCATGTATGGTCCTATTGAATACTACTCTCCTACATTAGTCATGTATGGTCCTATTGAATACTACTCTCCTACATTAGTCATGTATGGTCCTATTGAATACTACTCTCCTGCATTAGTCATGTATGGTCCTATTGAATACTACTCTCCTGCATTAGTCATGTATGGTCCTATTGAATACTACTCTCCTGCATTAGGCATGTATGGTCCTATTGAATACTACTCTCCTGCATTAGTCATGTATAAAGGCTATAGTTGGTATGAATGTTCATTCACTCCCTTAAAAATGATATTTTTAGACAAATTATCCGTTCGGGATAATTCAGAAAATAAAAGGCTACTCACTCTGTgacaagaggaggagaagggtgagaAACAAAATCCCCATGCTGTCCATAGTTCTTGCACACGACTGAGCAGTGAACTGAAATATCCTGGAAATGCTCTTGAGCGTCTGAGAACACGCTCCACACGAGACGGATGAAATTCCAGAGATTTGAGAAGTTCTTGAAGTTTTCCATGTGCGCGCTCCCGATGGAGACCATCTCATCTAGCGGAGGAACTCAGGCGCGCGCTCACCATGAAAGACGCGTCTGTGGTTCGTGGTGGGCAAACGTTTTGCTCTCGTAGAGGATTTTACCGCATGTGTATCTCTAATGTGTATTTCGGCCAAAGTATGGTAGGCTGTAAACGGCTATATACGATGTTATTAACGGGACAAATTATAAACCGTCACAGCACACCACAcagcaaacacacaaacaccacatAACGTCACATCAAAATTGTGGGTCTCCATGTGCCATTGTTACTATcatagcctacagtagcctacatattGATGATCAATTTGTAATTTCCACCAATTTgtaataaacatttattttttatcaattTGTGACAAGGTGCGATTTTACCCATGTGGAGTTAACTACTTGTAAGTTGAGGTTTTGTCATGAAGATGTGTGTTGTGTTCGTTGTAAAGATCTACATCTCTGCTTTGGACTATTGACATCTATTTGGGATATTTGtatactttttgttgttgtaataactTACAGTTCGATGAGACTTACTTTACTATTGTTGGTAAGGTGATTTATACATTCAGAATGGTTGTTTCCAACAGTTTGAACTGTCTTGTTTAGTTCCATACATGTAAGTACGTGACTGGGGCCAAGctgtctgccatccaggacctttataccaggcggtgtcagaggaaggccataaaaatggtcaaagactccagacacctgttgtagactGTTCTCTCGGCTATCGCACGGGCAAGTGATACCCacgcaccaagtctggaaccaacaggaccctgaacagcttctaccccaagcaataagactgtaaatagttagttaaatggttaaccaaatagctacccggaccacacacacacacacacacacacacacacacacacacacacacacacacacacacacacacacacacacacacacacacacacacacacacacacacacacacacacacacacacacacacacacacacacacacacacagtgttcctAAGTTACTGTCTGTGTAGCTGCTGTGTTGAGAGAGAGTCCCGCTGTAGCGTGCTGTTACctcaacacacacatgcacattgttttttatttaatttaaaatgtattataactagtcaagtgagttaagaacaaattctttttgacaatgacagcctaccctggccaaaccctaatggcgatgggccaattgtgcgccgccctatgagaaGTAGGAGTTACATTCACTATTTCATTTAATATTAACTGTAGTTTAGACACATGATGGAGGGGTTGTCATGAAACCCCATTGCCATTACCCACAACCATTCCCTCTGACTACACACTCACTTCACATGACCACACAGGCACCATTCATCAGTATAGTACTATATTTACTACCTTTTCTTGTCAGGCCACGAAAATCAATAAGCAGAGATCAAAGTTCACAAAACAAAACGTGAGTGACAGATTAATGACATGCTGGCTTTCAATGTGTTGTGTATGGAAATACAAACATTTCCTTATTCCTCGGTGTCTGACTGTTGACGTTCTTTAGCCCAGTCTAAACTGAAAAACAATCCTCTGATCTAGACTTGTACCTTCCCTATAGGTTGTAGCTATTAGGTGATGGTCCACCCTAACCTTCCAAAGATCTTAGGGGAGTTTCAGCCGGTGCCGTTGCACTTATTGACCTTTCCCTTTCCTTAGCTCTagaaacagactttcagcatcATTTCTTGTTTTTGATAGCAACTGTTTTAAGACGTTTGAGCTGAACTAAACCAATAAACAATGAAGGGGAAGATCTATTGGATTGTTTTAAGACAGATCCTCAGTCTCCTGTCCTGTGTGgatcagttggtagagaatgGCGCTTGCAACGTCATTGGTTTGATTCCCGCTGGGGCCACCCATACCAAAAAGTGTATGCGCGCATGACTGTACATTTCTTTGGatgaaagtgtctgctaaatggcacataGTAACAATGTAATCCTGTCCTGTCAaacctctctgttctgtagtgACCACTGAATCAGGAGGTTGCCCCCTAGTGGGACAGGAAGATACTATTCAGTCTGAACAAGAACCATACTTTCGACCCCATATCCCAAACCAGGAAACAAACTGGTTGAATTAATGTTGTTTCCAAGTTATTCAACCAAAGAATTGAGActttgaactgacgtctgtgtccAGTGGGTATTCATGACTTAGATGTGCAGTTCAGAAAGCATGACAGGTTTGGGCAAGTTCATTGTTATGATATCTTAATCACATTCAAAGGAAATGAACCATTGCAGGATTGTTAAAAAAAGGTCCACTTTACAGAAGCCATTCCTTAACCTGATGTTATACATCTGCCCCTGTGAGAAGTAAGAGCTACATTCACTATTTCATGTTATATTCATTGTAGATTAGACACATTCTGCAAGGCCTCACACACGTGACCAAAACATGCTGTAACAAAGTCTGTCAGTGACTGTTGTTGATTATTGCGATATGGTTATTGCATATGGAGATAGGGATATTGTTTTTCTTCTGTAATGGGAAGTTATCAGAGTGTTGTGCACTTTGGGCCCATGTCTGGCGAACGAGGAAGCATAGGGAGAAAAATAGAGGGCTGCTAAAGAGATACTGAGGTAGAGGAACAGACGTGGTGATGGACTAACCTGCCCGTGATAGGAGTGGAGGGGGTTTTAGGGGAGGGGGGTCATAAAGAGTGAaggaacagggtcaggagagCTCATAACAAGCTTATAAAGAGACAGACACCACAAAGCAGACTGTTGGAGCCGTTACCTAGACTACATTCACAGGTAAGACAATAACAGCAAAGCGTTGaattaattatttgtttttactCACAAAGAACAAGGTTGGTGATTTATTAGACAGTTGTGTCTTGAGTATTCAGTGTTCTTATCagtcatttctctccctctccagatgAAGATGAAGACTCTGGTCTTTCTGTTGTTGAGCTTGACAGGTAAGTTGTCTCAGTGAGAGCTCTAGAAAGATTTCTAAGTTCTCTCCCAAAGTTCTCTTGTCTTATTTTCCTAAAGAATGACAGGCTGAAGGGTTATACATAAAGCCTATCACATGATACAGcaccaaaatatatatttcaaagaTGTGTTTGACCTACTACATTTGTTCACTGGCGTAGCACACGCCCCCACAGCCCCAGCAAGGCAGGGAGGACCACAAGCTTTTTATAATCTATTTTTGGGGAGGTCGGTCCCCTAGATAGCATATGAACCCGTCATGAGCCATAATGTTTGGGGGGGAATGACTGGAAAATTTCCTTAAAATGTGCAGAATAGCAAGCAATTATCTCAGGGACTCTTGAAAGTCGGGACAATCCTAAAATGTTTGATATATGTCATTATTTGAGCTTAAAGTTTACATTTAGGGGAATTTTAATATATATAAATGTTATGTTCTAAATGTATaaaaacacgtcacaatgctatCGAAATTAGCCCTGGAACATTTCATGGCGCTATAAAACAACATAAAAAGACGTTTTTGGGATTTGTATTAATACATATTTGAATAACATACTGTTAGAATTAGACAATTAAGGACTTTAAACACTTGGACAGTATTTGTtcaaatgaaatgtattttatAGTGTCTGATTGAGTTGACATATATCCAGTAAGTTGGGTGGTTGTTCCTTTACATGGTGTGATTAGCTTTGGtctatcaaaatatatatttaaaatattgCTAATATTAAAACAAATATTTGAGATTGTCCCATCTTTCAAGAATCCCTAAGCTCAAAAACAACAATATTTTCTCTCATCCTCATCTCATTCTCatgtgatgtcataaggtgaatgcaccaatttgtaagtcgctctggataagagcgtctgctaaatgacttaaatgtaaatgtaaatgtaaatgtgtaaaaTAGCATTAGCTTGGACCTTGCGGGGCCGAGCAAAACTGTGCTACGCCACATAGCTCTTCTGTTGCTTGGCCCCTCTGTGCTAGTGCGTAATGTTGTGTGCATTTTGTTTGCAATACCAGCACAGTGTATTTTAGGGGCCGGTCAAGATAATATTCGTTTTTCAGatgtacagtgctttcggaaagtattcagagcccttgactttttccacagtttgttacgttacagccttattctcaaattgattcaaatgtttttttcctTCATCATTCTACACCCCAAAAGGAggatttttttaaaaatgtattgtctATAGATTGCCGAGGATTtgtatatatttaatcaattctcaatagaagaaggctgtaaagtaacaaaatgtggaaaaagtcaaggggtctgtatactttccgaaggcactgtacagtacTTGGGGGGCTGGAATGTGATGGTCTTACTAAAATAATAACTTAATcattttcaaatatatatattttaaagtctAAGACTGTGGCTGAAATGAAAGTTAGAGTCACTGTGACTTTGTGATCAAACCTCAATCTCTGTTTATGACTCTGTTGTCTAGGCTCATATCAGCATTACATGTACTCTTATCATAACCTGATTATCCTTTAGTTTATCTCCATGACATGgttttataaaaataaaacattttaacccagcaagtcagattatttacaatgacggcctaccctggccaaaccctgacAATGCTGGACCAACTGTGCGCCGCACCCTATGAGATTCCcgatcacagccggatgtgatacagcctggattcaaaccagggactgtagtagtGATGCCTCTtatgagatacagtgccttagaccgctacgccACTTTATGATTAAATACTAATATGCACTACTGTATACCTGGGATCAGAGTTACTCAATTCCTGAATCTCAAATCATTAAATTTTTTCTACAAAGTGCATTATTTTTGTCCAGGGCCATTTAAAAAACACTGCGCCTATTACACAGGTTAAAATGGGTAATGGTCAATTGAAGCACTTctgatttttctttatttctcaGTGGCTCTGCGGAGAGCACATGGAGTCATGGATGAATGGATTGATGAATGGAAACCACCTTTGCACCAGAGAGAGATCTACCCAGTCCTGAGAGAcctggagaaacccgctggctggaACACTGAGGCGATTGTAAAAACCCAGCTTAGTTCTGCGGTGGAGGAGAAACCTAATGAACTGAGCCTTCTAGTGCAGGAGAAACCAGAAGAGCTGAGCCCCCTGGTGCAGGAGAATCTAGTGGAACCCAGCCTGGATTTACAGGTGATTCCAGTAAGACATGAAAAACCAGCTGAACGGATGCCAGTGGTTCAGAAGAAACCAGAAACAGAAGACACTGTGGAGCTGGAGAAGAAAGTAGAGCAAGCCCAGGAGAAACCAGTAGAGAAAGCCCAGGAGAAACCAGTAGAGAAAGCCCAGGAGAAACCAGTAGAGAAAGTCCAGGAGAAACCAGTAGAAATTGCCCAGGAGAAACCAGTAGAGAAAGCCCAGGAGAAACCAGTAGAGAAAGCCCAGGAGAAACCAGTAGAGAAAGCCCAGCAGAAACCAGAAGAACCGAGCCCTCCGGTGCAGGAGAAACGAGAGGAACTGAGCCCTCCAGGTCATGTGAAACGAGAAGAACCGAGCCCTCCAGGTCATGTGAAACGAGAAGAACTGAGCCCTCCAGGTCATGTGAAACGAGAAGAACTGAGCCCTCCAGGTCATGTGAAACTAGAAGAACTGAGCCCTCCAGGTCATGTGAAACGAGAAGAACTGAGACCTCCAGGTCATGTGAAACGAGAAGAACCGAGCCCTCCAGGTCATGTGAAACGAGAAGAACCGAGCCCTCCGGTGCAGGAGAAACGAGAAGAACTGAGCCCTCCAGGTCATGTGAAACGAGAAGAACCGAGCCCTCCAGGTCATGTGAAACGAGAAGAACTGAGCCCTCCAGGTCATGTGAAACGAGAAGAACTGAGCCCTCCAGTGCAGGAAAACAGAAGAACTGAGCCCTCCAGTGCAGGAAAAAGAGAAACCAGAAGAACTGAGCCCTGACGCGCAGGAGAAACCAGAAGCACTGCCCCGTGACGATCAAGAGAAACCAGAAGAACTGAGCCCTGTCGAGCAAGAGAAACCACGGGTAGATGTGGCCCCTGTGGTTGAAGAGGAGTTGGTGGAGGTGGGCCCAGCAGCAGAGAAGGAGGCTCAGCCTGagcaggagatgaaggctgagaTGGAGGATCTACTGAGGATGGAAGATCCCGAGATGGGCAAACCAGAGATGGAAGTAGCAGAGATGGGATTAAATATGAAACAACCAGAGATGGAAGGAAAAGAAATGGAAGAACCAGAAATGGAGGAATCAGAAGTACCAAGGGTAAAAATGGAACCTGAAGTAGAAATGGAGACAGAGGTGGAGATGGCGCTTGCAATGGGCGAGGGGCTCACCTACCAAGAGGAGGGCCCTCTTATGGAGGGTGAAAATGTCATGGCTGTAGAGCCAATCATGGATTTGGAACCACTGCCAGAGGACACTTTGATTGAACAGTATTGGAGAGGAAGCAGTCCTATGGATGACAACAAGATGGCTCCAGAAATTATGTATCATTTTGATCTGGAAGAGGAGCCAATGACAGAACTGGAGCCGTTGCTAAGGGAGGGGCCTAGCCTGGAGGAAGACGATGAGTATGTCATGGCGGAACAACCAATCGTGGAGCTGGAGCCTGAAATGAGGGATGTGCCTTTTGGAGAGAATCCAATCACGACAGATTACGCCATCAAGGGGGAGGAGCCAGTGAGGGAACTAATGGAAGACATGGGGCCTACGATGGAGAGGGAATACTTCCTGGCTGAAGAACCAATCATGGAGCTGGAACCTGAAATGAGGGAGGGGCTATACACTGGACATTATCCAATGACAGACTCAGATGTGATGGTAGAGGAGCCAATGATGGAGTTGGAGCCTCTAGAAGAGAAGAGACATCTTAGGGAAGAGCGTTTGCTATTGGAGGAGGGGGTTCGAGTAAGAGAGAGGCCTCTCATGGAGCAGCCAACGTTGGGCAAGGGCCCCATGATGGATGGAGAGGCGCGAATGTGGGTGGAACCAGAGAGGGCGAAGCGGTCTTTAAATAGGGAGGATAGCGAGGTGGGGCTAAAGGAGAACATGGCCCAACTTGAACCTACAGGTGAGAGAgatttgtattgtatttatttatttaaccttaatttaaccaggcaagtcagttaagaacaaattcttattttcaatgacggcctaccaaaaggcaaaaggcctcctgtggggacagaggctgggattaaaaataaaaataataaatataggataaaacacacatcacgacaagagagacaacactacactacataaagagagacctaagacaacaacatagcaaggcagcaacacatgacaacacagcatagtagcaacacaacatgacaacaacatggtagcagcgcaaaacatggtagaaacattattgggcacagacaacaacacaattggcatgaaggtagagacaacaatacatcacgcaaagcagccacaactgtcagtaagagagtccatgattgagtctttgaatgaagagattgagataaaactgtccagtttgagtgtttgttgcagttcgttccaatcgctagctgcagcgaactgaaaagaccagcgacccagggatgtgtgctttggggacctttaacagaatgtgactgaaCGGGTGTTGAATGTGGAAgatgaggactgcagtagatatcccagataggggggagtgaggcctaagagggttttataaataagcatcaaccagtgagatggagggaggtccACATATTCCAataatcacacacacatctcacaggAGGTTTGTGGCacgttaattggggaggacgggctcgtgataacgactggagtggaatcagtggaatggaatcaaataCATCAAAGACGTGCtttccattccatttgctccgttccagccattattatgagccgtcctgcCCTCAGCGGCCTCCTGTgactcaagcacacacacacacttacacaaacgTGTTATATATGGAATGACATTGCAATGCTAATTTCTACCACAGGGAGGAGCTCCTGCAGTGGTGTGGTCCTGGAGGGGAAATGCTACCAGTTCTTCAGAGGCCCAAAGACAGCCTCAGATGCTGAGGTGAGTGGGAACTAATATCTTATTTtcttcatgttttaatgttttctCTGTTCCTTCTCTGTTTTGTCTCTCAGTGAATCGTTCCACATCTCTAATTCAACAAACATGTAAACATTTAACCCGTATTTTCTCTGCTCGTCTGCAGTTCTACTGCCAGGCTAAGGTCCCTCGTGGCCACCTGGCATCCATCACGAGTCAGACCATCCACAGACAGGTCATGGACCTCATGCTGCAACAGATCGGAGGATACACACGCACCTGGGTTGGAGGACTACGCTACCTGGAcgtgagtgtgtgaatgtgtgtacgtgtgtgaatgtgtgtgtgtgtgtgtgtgtgtgtgtgtgtgtgtgtgtgtgtgtgtgtgtgtgtgtgtgtgtgtgtgtgtgtgtgtgtgtgtgtgtgtgtgtgtgtgtgtgtgtgtgtgtgtgtgtgtgtgtgtgtgtgtgtgtgtgtgtgtgtgtgtgtgtgtgtgtgtgtgtgtgtgtgtgtgtcactatccTGTTTATTTGTTTACACATTTTCTCCTCTTTACTCTGTCAGACTGGTCGCTTCATCTGGTTGGACGGTGCCCACTGGTACTATGATGATTGGCTGCCTGGTGAGCCCAATTACACGGCAGGAGTGGAGAACTGTCTGGAGCTGCTGGCACTTGGTATGTACGACTGAAAGCTAACTAATCGTGTCATGTATTCTTGAGCGTACATCCATACTGCCATTGAGAGTATGGAAGGATAGCTATGGATAATATAATGACTGATGAATTACACAATTGAATAACACTTTGTTGTTCTGTTATATGGGCTGTTATTGATGTTAGTTTTCTGCTTTTCAGGAAATGGGAAGTTTAATGATATGCCGTGCTGGGATCTGCGAGCGTTTGTCTGCTCTCACCCTGTCTAGGAAACAGTAGGATAAAGATGACCCTAGACCAGTGGAAACTGCTGAGGGGAGatcggctcataataatggctggaatggattaTAATGGATGGAATGTAATAGTGCCAAAGCCATTAAAACCATGTTTTTGAAACCATTCCATtaactccgttccagccattatatTGAGCTGTCCTCCACcgccctagacactgatctaaaGTCAGATTACATTCTTCACCCCGGTGTGGAACATTTGgggggaaactgatcctagagcTGTACATATTAGTGCATCCTCTATCCCGAGCTCGAGGAACACAGCAGTGTCAGATTTTATGACCCTTGCACTTTGAACCTCAAGGGGGTTTCCAGTTTGAGTCACGGGGGATTCAAGTACCTGGCTTCAGTGGTGAAAGAGATTCTTAAACATTTAACTGCATTTACACTGAAAGATATTATTTCTCAATGATAAACAATCTATTTTTAGCCATAGGAAAGCACTTTTTATATTTTGAAGATATAACTATGTTCATATGTTTGTGTAAAAGTTATATAAATGACTGTAATCAATTCTATAAAGGGACATTTTTGCTAGAAACATTCTTGGTCCTGTGTTTCAGTATTACTAACTTGTCTTTGTGTGCACATGTTTTCTCACTGGTCTCATATTTGAGATGACTCCATTTTTATGGCACCCAGTTATAGCTAAGCTTTAGGGTCATAGCAAAAGAGCTATCTGGGGGGCTTTGGCTCAGCACTGTTAACCCAGCAAGAAAACTGCTGTGGGTCTATGACTCATATACAGCCCACATTAGACCCATATATGACTCACATACAGCCCACATTA is part of the Oncorhynchus gorbuscha isolate QuinsamMale2020 ecotype Even-year linkage group LG09, OgorEven_v1.0, whole genome shotgun sequence genome and harbors:
- the LOC124044206 gene encoding fibrous sheath CABYR-binding protein-like, with the translated sequence MKMKTLVFLLLSLTVALRRAHGVMDEWIDEWKPPLHQREIYPVLRDLEKPAGWNTEAIVKTQLSSAVEEKPNELSLLVQEKPEELSPLVQENLVEPSLDLQVIPVRHEKPAERMPVVQKKPETEDTVELEKKVEQAQEKPVEKAQEKPVEKAQEKPVEKVQEKPVEIAQEKPVEKAQEKPVEKAQEKPVEKAQQKPEEPSPPVQEKREELSPPGHVKREEPSPPGHVKREELSPPGHVKREELSPPGHVKLEELSPPGHVKREELRPPGHVKREEPSPPGHVKREEPSPPVQEKREELSPPGHVKREEPSPPGHVKREELSPPGHVKREELSPPVQEKPEELSPDAQEKPEALPRDDQEKPEELSPVEQEKPRVDVAPVVEEELVEVGPAAEKEAQPEQEMKAEMEDLLRMEDPEMGKPEMEVAEMGLNMKQPEMEGKEMEEPEMEESEVPRVKMEPEVEMETEVEMALAMGEGLTYQEEGPLMEGENVMAVEPIMDLEPLPEDTLIEQYWRGSSPMDDNKMAPEIMYHFDLEEEPMTELEPLLREGPSLEEDDEYVMAEQPIVELEPEMRDVPFGENPITTDYAIKGEEPVRELMEDMGPTMEREYFLAEEPIMELEPEMREGLYTGHYPMTDSDVMVEEPMMELEPLEEKRHLREERLLLEEGVRVRERPLMEQPTLGKGPMMDGEARMWVEPERAKRSLNREDSEVGLKENMAQLEPTGRSSCSGVVLEGKCYQFFRGPKTASDAEFYCQAKVPRGHLASITSQTIHRQVMDLMLQQIGGYTRTWVGGLRYLDTGRFIWLDGAHWYYDDWLPGEPNYTAGVENCLELLALGNGKFNDMPCWDLRAFVCSHPV